From one Conyzicola nivalis genomic stretch:
- a CDS encoding ABC-F family ATP-binding cassette domain-containing protein, with protein MSTPRNSSITLTDVGLDWPDGSTALSGINASLGAGRTGLVGANGSGKSTLLRLVAGVMQPTTGQVVVTGDVDYLPQTLTLAVGATVADLLGIAPKVAALRAIEAGDVATAHFDTLGDDWDVETRADEALRGIGLSSADLSRPVGDISGGEAVLAAIAGLRLRRAPIALLDEPTNNLDRDARAKLYDLVRSWPGTLLVVSHDTALLDLMDDTAELHSRRLTVFGGAYSEWRERLDVQQAAAIQHARTAQQVVKTEKRQRVEAQTKLAHRARTAQTARENRTAAKIVMNQKASNAQVSAGKLRTQADDRVRSAQAALDAADARVRDDARIRVDLPDPDVPNGRRIAELRGTGGAFVVQGPERIALVGPNGVGKTTLLETLVYRRATQAGRAGGALHTGRVGYLPQRLDGLDDRATILGTVLAAAPSVPPAEVRNRLARFLLRGATVERAVGTLSGGERFRVSLARLLLADPPPQLLVLDEPTNNLDLQSVDQLVDALRVYRGAVLVVSHDDAFLGRLDVTTTLALDADGGLTVLE; from the coding sequence TCAACGCCAGCCTCGGCGCAGGCCGCACCGGACTCGTCGGCGCCAACGGCTCGGGCAAGTCCACGCTGCTGCGGCTCGTGGCCGGCGTGATGCAGCCGACGACCGGCCAGGTCGTTGTGACCGGCGACGTCGACTACCTGCCGCAAACGCTCACCCTCGCCGTCGGTGCCACCGTCGCCGATCTGCTCGGAATCGCGCCGAAGGTGGCCGCCTTGCGGGCGATCGAGGCCGGCGACGTCGCCACCGCGCACTTCGACACGCTCGGTGACGACTGGGACGTCGAGACCCGCGCCGACGAGGCCCTGCGGGGCATCGGCCTGAGTTCGGCCGACCTCTCGCGGCCCGTCGGCGACATCTCCGGCGGCGAGGCCGTTCTGGCGGCGATCGCCGGCCTGCGGTTGCGGCGGGCACCGATCGCGCTGCTCGACGAACCGACCAACAATCTCGACCGCGACGCCCGCGCGAAGCTGTACGACCTCGTGCGCTCCTGGCCGGGAACCCTCCTGGTCGTCAGTCACGACACCGCCCTGCTCGATCTGATGGATGACACGGCCGAACTGCACTCGCGACGGCTCACCGTCTTCGGCGGCGCGTACAGCGAGTGGCGCGAACGGCTCGACGTGCAGCAGGCCGCCGCCATCCAGCACGCGCGCACCGCGCAGCAGGTGGTGAAAACCGAGAAGCGTCAGCGCGTCGAGGCTCAGACGAAGCTCGCGCACCGGGCACGAACCGCGCAGACGGCGAGGGAGAACCGCACCGCCGCCAAAATCGTGATGAACCAGAAGGCGTCGAACGCCCAGGTCTCGGCCGGAAAGCTGCGCACCCAGGCCGACGACCGGGTGCGATCGGCCCAAGCCGCGCTCGATGCCGCGGATGCGCGCGTGCGCGACGACGCGCGCATCAGGGTGGATCTGCCCGACCCTGATGTGCCGAACGGGCGACGCATCGCCGAACTGCGCGGAACGGGAGGGGCGTTCGTGGTGCAGGGTCCGGAACGCATCGCCCTCGTGGGTCCGAACGGGGTGGGCAAGACGACGCTGCTAGAGACGCTGGTCTACCGTCGCGCCACTCAGGCGGGACGGGCTGGGGGAGCGCTGCACACCGGGCGGGTCGGCTACCTGCCGCAGCGCCTCGACGGCCTCGACGACCGGGCGACAATCCTCGGTACCGTGCTCGCCGCGGCACCGTCGGTACCGCCCGCGGAGGTGCGCAATCGGCTGGCCCGGTTCCTGCTGCGCGGGGCGACGGTCGAACGGGCCGTCGGAACGCTCTCGGGCGGTGAACGTTTTCGCGTCTCGCTCGCCCGTCTGCTGCTCGCCGACCCGCCGCCACAACTGCTCGTGCTCGACGAACCGACCAACAACCTCGACCTGCAGAGCGTCGACCAGCTCGTGGACGCGCTGCGCGTGTACCGCGGGGCCGTTCTGGTGGTGAGCCACGACGATGCCTTCCTCGGACGGCTCGACGTGACGACGACGCTCGCGCTCGACGCGGACGGCGGGCTGACCGTTCTGGAATAG
- a CDS encoding TetR/AcrR family transcriptional regulator yields the protein MANEEARLPREVTHRQRRRQIAEAVWRLAARGGLEDVTLRQVAQEAGVSARLLQHYFGTRHGLLLGSLQLLNEDAQLRARERVEALGSDLSLRETVRAVLLELLPLDDERRALHLMYAVYFVRFLTDAEMRELASGGGDGVKDLVEQLLVGAHAAGEISDLPRPDLDAAVLVASAEGLQGQMLLGQITAEAAIALIDHQLDGLFAVG from the coding sequence ATGGCGAACGAAGAGGCGCGGCTGCCGCGCGAGGTGACTCACCGGCAGCGCCGGCGCCAGATTGCCGAGGCGGTCTGGCGGCTGGCCGCACGGGGCGGGCTCGAGGACGTGACTCTCCGCCAGGTCGCCCAAGAAGCGGGAGTCTCGGCCCGCCTGCTGCAGCACTACTTCGGTACCCGGCACGGGCTGCTCCTCGGCTCGCTGCAACTGCTGAACGAGGATGCACAGCTCCGCGCGCGCGAACGCGTCGAGGCGCTCGGGTCCGACCTGTCCCTGCGCGAGACCGTTCGGGCCGTTTTACTCGAGCTGCTGCCTCTCGACGACGAGCGGCGTGCGCTCCACCTGATGTACGCCGTCTACTTCGTGCGGTTCCTCACCGATGCCGAGATGCGGGAGCTCGCTTCCGGCGGGGGAGACGGCGTGAAGGACCTCGTCGAACAGTTGCTGGTCGGCGCCCATGCGGCCGGCGAGATCTCCGACCTGCCGCGCCCCGACCTCGATGCGGCCGTGCTCGTCGCCTCCGCCGAGGGGCTCCAGGGCCAGATGTTGCTCGGGCAGATCACAGCCGAGGCAGCCATCGCACTGATCGACCACCAGCTCGACGGCCTCTTCGCTGTCGGCTGA